From a region of the Salinispira pacifica genome:
- the dnaA gene encoding chromosomal replication initiator protein DnaA, which yields MSEWDDYRLFWEEAVKQIQEELTEQEFSLWFNRMSYASSRQDTIIVSVPSSFYRDQVKSRYLSLIENKLYELSGSRIAIEFQVQAVPSNSAPEKNQTRSVSPSSSPRGTSGSQPRSGTQNPSAPVARQEPAYRNRSSHHPSLKREYTFDNFIIGENNAFAANAAMAIAKNPGTGYNPCLVYGGVGLGKTHLLQSIGNSVYQDFGDSKIIYVTMENFTNEFIQAIREKKQHMFKNKYRHADVLLIDDIHFLQKKPETQEELFHTFNALYDSNKQMVFTCDRPVSELKEITDRLRSRFERGLNVDLQPPSYETRYAILKKKIEAAGVQIPEESINLICENVTTNVRDLEAALTKLIAYAELVNKSITVEITKQQLKDFFSSPIQKNITIAVIQRNVAEYFGVSVQELKSKRKTKTIAFPRQVAMYIARDITEYSTTEVGLEFGGRDHTTVMHACDRIKERMKSDPYLVGQIDSLKKAIREASNRA from the coding sequence ATGAGTGAATGGGATGATTATCGCTTGTTCTGGGAAGAAGCGGTAAAACAGATACAGGAGGAACTGACGGAACAGGAATTCAGCCTCTGGTTCAACAGGATGTCATACGCCAGTTCCCGACAGGACACCATTATTGTATCTGTTCCCTCTTCTTTTTATCGAGATCAGGTGAAATCCCGTTATCTGAGTCTGATTGAAAATAAACTCTACGAATTATCCGGCAGCCGCATTGCCATTGAATTTCAGGTGCAGGCGGTACCATCAAATTCTGCACCGGAAAAAAACCAGACCCGGAGCGTTTCCCCTTCCTCATCCCCCCGGGGAACATCCGGATCCCAGCCCCGGTCCGGAACTCAGAATCCTTCAGCTCCGGTGGCCAGACAGGAGCCGGCATACCGCAACCGCAGCTCCCATCACCCCTCTCTTAAAAGGGAATACACATTCGACAATTTTATCATCGGGGAAAATAATGCGTTTGCTGCTAATGCCGCCATGGCAATAGCCAAGAACCCCGGAACCGGATACAACCCCTGTCTGGTATACGGCGGTGTCGGTCTGGGTAAAACCCATCTTCTTCAGTCAATCGGGAACTCAGTGTACCAGGACTTCGGCGATTCCAAAATTATCTATGTGACCATGGAAAACTTCACCAACGAATTCATTCAGGCAATCCGTGAAAAAAAACAGCATATGTTCAAAAACAAGTACCGTCATGCTGACGTTCTTCTTATAGATGATATTCATTTTCTTCAGAAGAAACCTGAAACACAGGAGGAGCTGTTTCACACCTTTAATGCCCTGTACGATTCAAACAAGCAAATGGTGTTCACCTGTGACCGGCCGGTATCCGAACTGAAGGAAATAACCGACCGCCTGAGAAGCCGCTTTGAACGGGGTTTGAACGTGGATCTTCAGCCTCCAAGTTATGAGACACGCTACGCAATTCTGAAGAAGAAAATCGAGGCTGCGGGAGTACAGATCCCTGAAGAATCCATCAATCTGATCTGCGAAAATGTAACCACCAATGTACGGGATCTGGAGGCGGCTCTCACCAAGTTGATCGCCTACGCCGAGCTTGTAAACAAAAGCATCACCGTGGAAATAACAAAGCAGCAGCTCAAGGATTTCTTCTCTTCCCCCATTCAGAAAAACATCACCATTGCAGTAATTCAGAGAAATGTGGCCGAGTATTTCGGAGTTTCGGTTCAGGAACTGAAGAGTAAACGAAAAACCAAAACCATCGCTTTTCCGCGGCAGGTGGCCATGTATATTGCCCGGGATATTACCGAATACTCAACAACGGAAGTGGGGCTGGAATTCGGCGGAAGAGACCACACAACCGTTATGCATGCCTGCGACAGGATCAAGGAACGGATGAAAAGCGATCCATATTTGGTGGGACAGATCGACAGTTTAAAAAAAGCAATTCGTGAGGCAAGTAATAGAGCATAA
- the dnaN gene encoding DNA polymerase III subunit beta, giving the protein MRFSCERDSILKEISIAQEIISSRNALSILSNVLLEAEGDILLIRATDLKVSFETRIPVEVHEAGKTTTFCEKLSGILKTLPSGEIEFSEQEGERFIIAPRFKKIDFRLKTMAADKYPEVQRADEDAFFEVPQKEFNQMISQTIFAVSDDETRYFMNGVYLENSEGNLLMVATDGKRLAYIRKDTGTELPDFSPVIIPPKILSLVKKLSSGEGMLSMALTEKHVFMEFDNQKISSALIEGTFPNYQRVIPENQEHSLTVNRNELNEALRRVSLMVERSRRVYVELSENLMVLRSDESDLGTAREEIPCDFSGPETVIALNFTYLSDPLRVISAEEILVQFTETTRAISINAVPEEDYFHIVMPMNLNE; this is encoded by the coding sequence ATGAGATTTTCATGTGAGCGGGACAGCATTCTGAAGGAAATATCAATAGCCCAGGAAATAATATCTTCCCGCAACGCACTATCCATATTATCCAATGTGCTGCTTGAAGCGGAGGGCGACATTCTTCTCATCAGAGCCACGGATCTGAAGGTGAGCTTTGAAACACGGATCCCCGTTGAAGTTCATGAAGCCGGGAAAACGACAACGTTCTGCGAAAAGCTTTCAGGAATTCTGAAAACCCTTCCCAGCGGAGAAATCGAATTTTCCGAACAGGAAGGGGAGCGGTTCATCATAGCTCCAAGGTTCAAGAAAATCGACTTTCGTCTGAAAACCATGGCTGCGGATAAATACCCTGAAGTTCAGCGTGCCGATGAAGATGCGTTTTTTGAGGTCCCCCAGAAGGAATTCAACCAGATGATCAGTCAGACAATCTTTGCCGTCTCAGATGATGAAACCCGGTATTTCATGAACGGGGTGTATCTGGAAAACAGCGAAGGAAATCTGCTCATGGTGGCCACAGACGGAAAACGGCTTGCGTACATCCGCAAGGATACCGGAACCGAACTCCCGGATTTTTCACCGGTGATTATTCCTCCCAAGATTTTATCCCTGGTAAAAAAACTTTCTTCCGGCGAAGGAATGCTTTCCATGGCTCTAACCGAAAAGCACGTCTTCATGGAATTCGATAATCAGAAAATCAGTTCTGCTCTCATCGAAGGAACCTTTCCCAATTATCAGCGGGTTATTCCGGAAAACCAGGAGCACAGTCTCACGGTGAACCGCAATGAGCTGAATGAAGCTCTTCGCCGTGTTTCATTGATGGTTGAGCGTTCAAGAAGGGTCTATGTTGAACTATCGGAAAATCTGATGGTGCTTCGTTCTGATGAAAGTGATTTGGGAACAGCCAGAGAGGAAATTCCCTGCGATTTCAGCGGACCGGAAACGGTTATAGCCCTGAATTTCACCTACCTTTCGGATCCCCTGAGAGTGATTTCCGCTGAAGAAATTCTTGTTCAGTTTACCGAAACAACCAGAGCAATCAGTATCAATGCGGTGCCTGAAGAAGATTATTTTCACATAGTCATGCCCATGAATCTCAACGAATAA